ggttcggatattccgaaggttcgttattccgaaggttcgtatttccgaaggttcgtaattccgaaggttcgtaagtccgaaaacgaaatgaggttcgtaattccgacggttccTTAAtccaaaaagaaatgaggtttgtaattccgaaggttcgtcagtctgaaaacgtaatgattaacgaacctcatttcgttttcggattaacgaaccttcggaacaacgaacctttttttcgttttcggacgaacgaaccttcggaacatcgaaccttatttagttttcggattatcgaaccttcggaataacgaaccttcggaataacgccacaaatgttcgggttaacgaacccttttacgttttcggattaatgaacatcgaggtataggcaatttacgtttttcggaattacgaaccttcggaataaagaaccttcggaattacgaaccttcgatATAACGAAGTGTAACCGTCTGTAACTGCCATAATCATGGAATTAGTACACAATTATGACACACATACCCTACAAGTACTTATAAATTCGTAAtgtaaattaaaatttttaCATAGATACGGGACGTTTAAATTCTTCACTATACCTTTCATAATAACGCACATGTTGAAATCATATGTTATACACTGATATAAGGGCATTGGAAATAGCTAGCATGAAGAACATAATTTCTGAATGAAAAATGTAAATTCTTGAGTTGATTTTGTCCAAACCTTTGAACACATTTTGTAATAACACATCAAGAATACACTGACAAATGAGACAATTGTCTGTATACTTTGAATACaatttaaacattaaaatatacagTTTTGGGCCAATATAGCTGATTCTGTATCTTTCAGCTTTGtctcgtgtggtccagtggttagagcattggacgcACAATCACAAGgctgtgagttcgaatcccaactctgccattgtctccactttgataaataAAGCCCGAGAGTAATTTCCGTCATCTACTATAAGGTCAGccattatgactgattaacctagatgtcaaaatgtttcctaggtaattggttatataccagcttggcgtttatcagcaaaatgctgtcctgccgagttcctacgggagttaccataaacccatcaagtttttttttcatgggaaGATTTCAGTTGTCGTCCGCAGTTATCTGTGATAATCATATCACGTTTCCAGCTAAAGAGCTAATCTCCAACGTCTTCTTTCTAGTTCCCACTTTACAAAAATTCTCTAGACATACATTGTTCGTTTTGAGGAAATggattgccaatttgcagaagcACTGATTTATGTAGTGGTCCTCGTTGTGTTGAGACTTGACTGGAGGCTCAAACGGCCCTGGTAACGACCCTTTGGTTTGATGCTCTCCTTCCATGGCCCACAGCGACGAAAAACACGTCTAATGTCAGCCTAAAATCaatatgaaaaaacacaatgcatttttaaaaagtaagtttgaataaaaattactCCAATATTCCATTAATATGCATGCTTTTTTAACAAAGATAAAACTCACGTTTTGGATAATCCTTTTATATACACTCCTAAAAATATTGGGtgacatactgtccacacaacaattggttaaaactttctCAAATTCTGGGAAGTTTTAAACCAGTCCTGCCCATCTTAGAGTATGGTGTGCCTGCATGGCATCCCACAACCTCAAAACAGGTGGATAAGCTTGAGCGTGTACAGAGGACAGCCACAAGACTTGCCTTAAAACAGCGACGTGGTGAGATGTCCTACGAAGATAGGCTCAGGCTTCTCAACTGGTCTTCACTTGCCTCCCGACGAGATTATCTCTTATGTTCCTTTGCAATTAAGTGTCTTCGTGGAATTTGTAACTGTGAACAGCTCAGTGCAAATATCTATATCAACCCCCGCCATCCTGAAACGCTTTCTTTCCGTCATCTGCCTTCCAGAACTCAGTCTTTTTTCTACTCACCCTCTAGGCGCCTTCCAAGACTTTGGGACACTCTTCCTCTAAGTGTAAGAGATGATGCTGTTTCAACTTCcctctcttcatttctttcttctttaaaGGGAGCACTCTTGTCCAACTCATAAATACCtccattttctttccattttttatttggtttctTTTCACCACCTCATTATTTGTGCTATGATTCCAACAACGACATTTCTTTTCAGAATTATTTTTGTCTGCTGCAATATCAGTGCATATATCTCTTCCCCCTCTTTTCTCCTCTATTTAGTTGGACCTTTATTAACTCCAGAACAGTTATACTAAATTAATTTTTGCCATTACACTTTTCCTGTGATTTGATTTGCTGCCATATTACctaaataattacatgtactttgcatATTTAATTCTATGATGTGCATCCAACAATTgtgtttcctttattttgatttgattcaatTATCTGTCAGTAAGGATTTAATGTATAATTAaatcttttttgtttatttcagaaTAATGCTCAAGTAGTACAGGCTGTATGATCTGTTATATCCATTTGGtacattagattttttttttgttattcctCTTTAGCAAAACTGTTGGGGGCACATAAAAATCTaagaatatcaatatcattactatatttttaaaattattattactatgcagttcttaatttctcttctttttctttatcaaaggaGGCGagtttcctgtaattttactatTTGTTGTCTTTATGAGTGTTATGTATTAGGTGCTGGAGCCTGGCGAGTACACATGCTATTAATAGGAATGTGGAGGCATGCTCTTGCTGTTGTCTAGGGCATTCctccttatttcatttcattgttgcTTTTCGGGCTCTAGTACCTCACACAAATCTAAGTTATTTTCGTGCTATATTATGTCAAGCATTACAAACATTCCTTAATCAGTCCGGCATGGGTATTCAAATTCTTTCTAATACccgtctttatttcttttactgtaTCTTGCCTGGCGTTACATACTTTTTAGAATGTTTgtcaatgtgttttatttgaattttaataatgtgCAATTTTATATATCGAATGTGCAATATTCTCTCAACGGTTTTTCCATGAGGGCTCGCATGCCTCTGGGCAATAgtactgaattttacttttgcgagCCCTGGCCCACGGAAAAACcgttttcttactcttttcttttttcatttctactttatctatatttaattattcaatttcaaattgtatttatgtaattgcattgtacaatttttgtatgtttttatggccaaataaataataataataataataataataataaccaataatgtgtgctttggttTAAAACTAAAAAGTATCGGTTAGAAACTATACCCAGAGCTGgatacattaattttttttttgtaccaattactgtgtggacagtatgttgcccaatatTTTAAGAGTGGATAGTTATCCACTTAACATGCTGATAGTGGGGGAAAGCTGTTTGACATGAAAAGATGTTTACCAATGGTATGAATCATAAATATACAGGTCcatattattatatgaagtGACTTTGTGCTATTGACCGAAGGTAGGTACATTGTCATCCATATAACAGCAACCAACTAGAAGAAGACATCTTAACTCCAGGTCAAAGCACGGGGAATCTACTttttaaatgagaaataaaacaacTCCTCAAGCACAACGTCTTGAATTTCGGATTGTTGTCATTGAATCTTTTAATCTTCCTCTGCTGGCAAAGCCATCTTGAATTTCATGCATTAGAATGGAAGGGatgaaaaacacatttattttcagCAGAGGCAGATCAACAGCCGGGGTCTATTTTCTGCAATACACCGAGATCACCAAAATTTCGATcgttgaatgaataataataaaatgaattttatttttaattcaaaccataTAAATTGAAACTAGCTGTAATTTGAGTGTATGGCTGTTGTTCGGGAGTCAACTGAATCGGAAGTGTACAGGCCCAGATACTAATAAAGCAGATGTAGCAAGCAATCTCAGTTTTTGTTCTGCATTCCCGCCATTTTATTGAAACAGTCGACCTTTTTGTTTACTGTAACTGCGCAAACGTGATGGGATTCAGCATTGTATATATCCTCGCTGAGGTTAGAACCGTCTTCCACCTCAACGAAACGCAGATCGAGACCGGTGATGAATTTCGTTCCATCTCTTCCCTGTACACTTGACTTGAAGGTTACATAGATCAAGGTCTTCTTCACTTGTTAACCCGATGCTCTTGCCAATTTCCGTGCACAATCGGCTTTCGATCCTGTGCAATCCGCACCAAAAATCTGGCTTTCGATGCTCATCGAGTGTCCCGCGCAAAAAGAATGTTACACAAAACATCTCGTCAGTGAATTTCACTAGCTGATTCGCTCACAGCCAattagatgcaaggatttcaatagcttataaaagtttttgatgaaaatctattttgtttccccaggggtccgtttcataaagctaatcgtaagttaagagcgactttaagaacgactagtgatcctttcttgtggtaaatggtattgaATTAAATGTTCAGTGATGATTATTTAGAGCTCAAGAAagattcaccagtcgttcttaaagttgctctaaacttacgaacagctttatgaagcacccACCAGGGGCCTggtgcataaaactttttacctgagaaaactggtaaaaactgaaaactaaggttagtctgatttctgccattgactttaacacagggcaaaaactccggtaaaaacaacctgagttttctcaggtaaaaagttttatgcaacgggccccatgTCTGTTACTGCAAGAGATTTTTTTCTATGCAATACATAATCATTATGAGTGCCACGCAAGAGAGTGTTTTACGAAGTGTCTCGTCGGTGAATGTCACTGACTAATTTGTTCTGGGCCCATCATATAACAGGATGTCAGTAACTTTTAGAAGTTGTCTTTGAAAATATTCGATTAATGTTTCGCGAAATACTCCCGGCCAGATCCCTATTTTCAGAGATTATATATACGCATCCAAGCTCTTACCTTAATGTATTTTGTGCATCTACATAAACAAGACGGACTCACATTGAATTCAGTTGATGTTGCAGTCACAATAAGTGACACCGATTCCAGGCCGTcaaaagttattattattttgaatggcATATATCGATCGGACTGGGATAAGTTTCGACGGTGTGACTGCGGCATGATGGATGTCATTCTAGACACCAATTTACCTCAAACTATCAGAAACGCCACCTCAATTAATACCTCAACGGGCTATGCACATCAAAATATCACTTACTTCGTATTAACGCCCGTCGTctaaaattggaaaatgttaagaAAATAGCACGTGGTGTACAGATGTGCTGAAATCGATCACCAACATGGAAATTGAGCATTTTTGCAAGATTGTTTTTCTCTAACACGACACAGACAGGACAgaggaaaacaaaaatcgaaaacgaAATCATGACCATGTCAAATGTTAGCTACTGCTCGCAAGAAGCCTAAACGACTGAAGCGGCTATGAATAGGATTTTTTATGAAAAGTTTTttggggaattttttttttcatttcagataAAATATCAGACAAATTCTTGGGCTTTCATTTTGGCACAGGAACAAACCGCCTCCAAACCGAACAATAAATCACTGGGGACAACGCTAATTGATTTTGATAGATTTGGACAGGACAGAGAAGGGCGCCCTCTAGTCCATAAAAGAAGGTACCCAAGCACCCATAGGATATACGTACCCTAAAGCCGTCGTTGAGGAAGCCGTATATGATAGGGTTGATGAAGCTGTTAGCCATGGCCAGCCAGTGAATGGTGAAGAAGAGCGGGAAGGTACTCGATGGGTTGGCTAACAGCATCTTCCGGGCCACGTTCCCGAGGAGCTGGTAGATGTGGAGCGGTAACCAACAGAGGGCAAAGGTCAGGACAATGGTCACTAGCATCTTGATCACCTGgtcaaaataaacaatttcatttcatttattgatttctgcAACTTATGCACAGGtaaattaacaaagaaaatacaatagaGTACTTGACaaaatatcggacaaacaaaaCAGTTAACAAAGTTGTATTTTCTACGACATCGATTGCATTGATTGCCTTTAACAACTTGGCTTGACTGTGTGGCAATTAATGACATGTTTCATGGCAATACACATCTGTAGCAATACTTAAAGGGGCACTGATCTGAGAACAATCTGAATATCGTGCCATATGTCTATGTCAGGATATCCTCTCATCAGGCAATCGGAAATATATTGcaaatttggtttaaaatatgATAGGTTTTTTAATCTCTATTATGAAACGAGAATGCCTGTGATGAAAGTATACTAAAACGATATATCTTGAAGAATATCGTggtatgaatattcaaaacatatgatttaaagggatggtccgggctgaaaatatttatatcttgatacatagaattcactgagcaaaatgccgaaaatttcatcaaaatcggataacaaataataaagttattgaagtttaaagtttagcaatattttgaatattcattaggtgggctgaagatgtcacatctccacttccgttttcttatgttattacataaaatcatactttttttcattatgttatACTTGAGTCATGTCTCcgttataatgaaataagttgcagcaataaatatccaatgcactagatcagttgtcaatctaatttttcaagttcttgaaggaaaaacaatgaataaacctaatttcatataataaaatacaaaagaaaaagtggggatgtgacatcatcagcccacctaatgaatattcatgacgactgttttgcacaaaatattgctaaaatttaaatttcaataactttgttattatttgttatccgactttgatgaaattttcggcatttcgcacagtgaattctactctatttattaagctataaatactttcagcccggatcatccctttaattttcatgattaaactCTTCATTCTGCAATTATTGGTACAGGGTAATTAAACGAAATATCAATCTATTCCCTAATTATACTCCCTGAGCAAAGCGCATTGATATTCCCGCGCGAGTATGATTCTTGTCAGTAGTAATTCGACATTAACTTTGAGGGATTGGAAATCGCAACTGATAAGACATTCTCAAATTAATCTTCATGAAAAGCGATGAATGTTAGCAGCATGTGCGGCGATTTTGAGAAAAACTAAATATTAGAATTAAACCATAGCAACCGTCTTTTGTCTAGAAAGAGTTCTTCACAGGTATCGGGACTGATTTTAGACAATGTCCGACTGCCacttttgcaatattttaaaaatacagcCTTTTTCTAAGCTGccctcatttaaaaaaaaaaattaatatacaaGGTTCTTAGTAGCCCAGCAACGTGATGACTTTCAATGCCTGCTCAGAAAATATTGGTTGAAACACAACTCACGAAAATCAAGCGCGAGTCCCAAATACGTGcctttgattggttgaaaatcaaattgcgtTGATGTTTGAACTTACGTTTGATTGCGACTGTTTCTAAAACTGGCCCCTGATGGCAGTATGACATTGCCCGTCAATTTCTCGCGGTCACTCTGCTATAATGGTGTTTTACACGATTAACCCAAATATTTCAAACtaacatcattaccatcacagCTCATACGCAATATTAAAGTGGATCACACCCAATAATTGGCTATCATTGTCAGGCCGATGTGAGTTTTGGGTCAGCCAAAGTATTTTTTGCTTCGAGCGACCATTAAGCAAGCCCATATTTTCCaagtgatgaatgaaaacgcaAACGAGCAGGCCTAATTTTTGACTGATCTGATCGTAGTAGGGTCCATGATCTGTTTAAAGAGGCAATGTCAATGGGATACGTTTTAATTTCACCAAGGAAAAAGAGTGGTACATATAgagtagatttttttaaaaataatgtacCACGTGATCAAGACCATGAATgttataatcatgttaataaaaCACTTTGATGGGAGTTTCCATTCAGCTAAATTACATTTTATGGGCTTCAAGCAATCATCCTAATAAAGATatgaacaatgataataataacaaaagaaacaCGATCGAGTCGACTCCATGacaccaaactgccaaataCATTCGTCGTTGGGCTAATATTTGCTAGTTTTTGAGCTCTTTTAACCTCTGACCCGATATGGCCCAAAATTAACGCTTAGCTCATTACATTGATCCAACAATACTTAAGGGGCCCCGGAATGGccgttttatttaaaaaaataacaagcaaTGAACAAAATGCAAAGCACAAAAAGAGGTAAAAGGACAAAACTTtctgcttgatttttttacatccaACACACTACGTTTTGAGTGCAatcaaaaataattaattacaAGATTGTATGTCTTTGGTATATTTGGTGGGCCTGGAGTCACTTTCGCCTGAGTGATTGTGACATTGTATTATTTCAATGCCGGTTTCAACGACACGTTATCTGTCGGTATTGAGTCTAGTTGGTCAGTGTGACATAACTATACCAAGAAGAAAGCAGGATTCATAAACTTACAGGGAAAAATCAATATGGAATCAAAACAAAGTTATAAACACAAGTtaataaatatcattaacaaaTATTGAGAGTATTAAGTTGAAATTCACCTGGAGCAAATCGAACGAGCTTCTTtctaccaagaaaaaaagatggatatctttTAATTTTGGCGAGGTAAATAGAGAGGGACAATGTTGGTAAGATTTATCAGCTTAAAGGAAAACAAATATCTATAgaaccaaaacaaaataatatgaaCAAGTCGATAAAATATCATAatggaaaataattataaaagagTGTAAGCTAGATCGCCATAACCTTTAGGCCTCGCCCTCTCTCAAGATAACTGAACGATTATTCGTTTAATAGTGACTTATAAAATCTATTGCTGATATCATCTTTCTACTATACAACTTAACAATGTAGAACATTAAAATAAGAAATCacaattcatattattttccacAGAGGATGCTTCACAGTTAAAATCACCTGGAGCGAAACAGACAagtttttttctaccaagaaaaaggattgattttttttgtattttagagCGGTAAATAGAAAGCGGCTATGTTAGTATTTGGCGCTAAAAGGCGCTGACATTTTGAGTCGCTCTTTATTGCGTCCCAAGAGCCTTTGCGACGACTTATCCCTACCCACTTTAgatatttttccttaaatttctttatattttcaaacaaaacaaaaaaaatatattgaagaatattttaaaatacaACAGGAGAATAATGGTACTTGTTAAGTGCTTATTTGTtgggatttcttttttaaaataccaTTGTTTCAATCAAACGTCTAAAGTGTTGCTATTATCCCATGCTTGTCTACCCGTTTGTTCTCCTGAAGGCATGCTTGACGCTTTCAAGAGTTTCATAGGGGGTTATGACGCCATTTTGAAGTTAGGTAGATGACCTCGTTCAGCATGTTCAGAAAAACGATCATGATGATAGTCATGGTGTGaaattctttctctttgtctatctctgcttctttctttctctcgcTACTTGTGTGTCCTTCTCTGtgtctttctctgtctctccgcccctctctctcttttcctttcttcttatctttctttccACCTCTCTCTTGAACTCTTTAGTGGAGGGATGGGggtaagaaatgaataaaaagaataaactgggGTGGTTTCATAAATACGAGTACAGACATTGGTTTCTTTGTTGAGAAGCTAATAGCAGAACAAAATTCTATACTTATTCAAACAGGAGGACATTGAGACGTAAATACAATTggtagaaaagaagagaaaacagaaacagaaaagagaagaaatataggcctatagaacTTCGAAGAAAGTATTGATTGACTATAAGGCTAAAATTGCGAAACTGTATCAGCAGGTTTCTGTCTTTGAAGGATACAATTCCATATAATTAATGGTAACACGATATACATCAAAAACAATAATTGTCACATCAAGGCAAgagttaagatttaaacagCTTTAGTTCTCTTTAGTATAGAATGTAAGAACGATACCGTTGAATCGTCCTTGATatcgat
This region of Lytechinus variegatus isolate NC3 chromosome 18, Lvar_3.0, whole genome shotgun sequence genomic DNA includes:
- the LOC121431833 gene encoding substance-K receptor-like, with amino-acid sequence MIVISWVASILLGSVELFMARTTKYDFCGQLVTICSEHWQSDGMRLMYDMVNVVLVYVVPLIVLTFTYTVVGMRLWGRSMPGNADFTRDMTQERAKRKVIKMLVTIVLTFALCWLPLHIYQLLGNVARKMLLANPSSTFPLFFTIHWLAMANSFINPIIYGFLNDGFRADIRRVFRRCGPWKESIKPKGRYQGRLSLQSSLNTTRTTT